The following are encoded together in the Pseudodesulfovibrio indicus genome:
- a CDS encoding Com family DNA-binding transcriptional regulator: protein MNEFRCRRCSRLLAMESIEDGALDIQCPRCKTMNRMRTESPDPEGRRASPKEKRRAFPYQTASSTHPR, encoded by the coding sequence ATGAATGAGTTTCGTTGTCGCAGATGCTCACGACTGCTAGCCATGGAATCGATTGAAGACGGCGCGTTGGACATCCAATGCCCGCGCTGCAAGACAATGAACCGCATGAGGACCGAGAGTCCCGACCCCGAAGGCCGCCGAGCCTCCCCCAAGGAGAAACGCCGTGCCTTCCCGTATCAAACCGCATCATCCACCCATCCCCGGTAA
- a CDS encoding phosphotransacetylase family protein has protein sequence MAGLYIGSTTGYSGKNMIVMGLGMRLQKDGYNVGYMKPVGAMPMEIDGKLGDEDAAFVQDVLGLSEDPTMVTPVVVTQDFKVKAFTGKMEGLLDAIVDGYEAVSKDKDVTLVAGSGSMYSGKYCDTDAISVIKKLGVKTVIIDRFQKELKYDYLMVMKETLGDLMAGVILNDVPPNFMDEITQLLGPALEAKGVKILGVIPRDPLMGAIKVGDLADRLGGKIISAHNKSERVVESFLIGTMQVENFMTHFRKKKNSAIIVGGDRSDVQLVALEGDCPCLILTGNLYPNDIILTRSEVLETPIIMVREDTFTVAKKMDDILSRHKLRDAIKIKQGAELVSNNIDFEFLKKELGLK, from the coding sequence ATGGCTGGACTCTACATAGGCTCTACAACCGGATACTCGGGCAAGAACATGATCGTCATGGGCCTGGGCATGCGCCTGCAAAAAGACGGGTACAACGTGGGCTACATGAAGCCGGTCGGAGCCATGCCCATGGAGATCGACGGCAAGCTCGGCGACGAAGACGCCGCCTTTGTCCAGGACGTGCTCGGACTCAGCGAAGACCCGACCATGGTCACCCCCGTGGTCGTCACCCAGGACTTCAAGGTCAAGGCGTTCACCGGCAAGATGGAAGGGCTGCTCGACGCCATCGTCGACGGCTACGAAGCCGTGTCCAAGGACAAGGACGTCACCCTGGTGGCCGGGTCCGGGTCCATGTACTCCGGCAAGTACTGCGACACCGACGCCATCTCCGTGATCAAGAAGCTCGGCGTCAAGACCGTGATCATCGACCGGTTCCAGAAGGAACTCAAATACGACTATCTCATGGTCATGAAGGAAACCCTCGGCGACCTCATGGCCGGCGTCATCCTCAACGACGTGCCCCCGAATTTCATGGACGAGATCACCCAGCTCCTCGGCCCGGCCCTGGAAGCCAAGGGCGTCAAGATCCTCGGCGTCATCCCCCGCGACCCGCTCATGGGCGCCATCAAGGTGGGCGACCTCGCCGACCGCCTGGGCGGCAAGATCATCTCCGCCCACAACAAGTCCGAACGCGTGGTCGAGTCCTTCCTCATCGGCACCATGCAGGTCGAAAACTTCATGACCCACTTCCGCAAGAAGAAGAACTCCGCCATCATCGTGGGCGGCGACCGGTCCGACGTGCAGCTCGTGGCGCTGGAAGGCGACTGCCCCTGCCTCATCCTGACCGGCAACCTCTACCCCAACGACATCATCCTGACCCGGTCCGAAGTTCTGGAAACCCCCATCATCATGGTCCGCGAAGATACCTTCACCGTGGCCAAAAAGATGGACGACATCCTGTCCCGACACAAACTGCGCGACGCCATCAAAATCAAACAGGGCGCCGAACTCGTGTCCAACAACATCGACTTCGAATTCCTCAAAAAGGAACTGGGCCTCAAATAG
- a CDS encoding tail fiber assembly protein produces MLCVFRNGCHTGSTYPTDTPEARTHHASQGEICVWIQDCPALAIGDTLDNLSELITTDAARTVRAERDALLSASDWTQVADAPLTPEQIAAWATYRQALRDVPEQAGFPADVTWPEAP; encoded by the coding sequence ATGCTCTGCGTTTTCCGCAACGGATGCCATACCGGCAGCACCTACCCGACCGATACCCCCGAGGCCCGCACACACCATGCATCGCAAGGCGAAATCTGCGTATGGATACAGGACTGTCCGGCCCTGGCCATCGGCGACACTCTCGACAACCTGAGCGAACTCATCACGACGGATGCCGCCAGGACTGTGCGCGCCGAGCGTGACGCGCTGCTCTCGGCTAGCGACTGGACCCAGGTTGCCGATGCCCCTCTGACCCCTGAGCAAATCGCCGCCTGGGCCACATACCGCCAGGCTCTGCGCGACGTCCCGGAACAGGCTGGGTTCCCCGCCGACGTGACCTGGCCGGAGGCCCCGTAA
- a CDS encoding flagellin, with protein MSLVINHNLMAMNAQRNLSEHYGRLGVSTRRLSSGLRVGTAADDAAGLAIRELMRSEISSLHQGIRNAADAISLIQTADGALQVIDEKLIRMKELAMQASTGTYNSDQRLIIDSEYQAMSSEITRIANATDFNGIYLLNGNLSGDPGVDHDGTGLQSRGPLKIHFGTGNDSSEDYYYVAIQGSTASSFGLGHTAALKTGGTWEEMNAGRSISTQALAQTAMEAINQAIISKDKIRANLGSMQNRLENTITNLEIQAENLQAAESRISDVDVAQEMTEFVRNQILTQSAVAMLAQANSLPRMAMQLIGG; from the coding sequence ATGTCTTTAGTCATTAACCACAACCTCATGGCGATGAACGCCCAGAGAAACTTGTCCGAGCATTATGGACGGCTCGGCGTTTCCACCCGGCGTTTGTCTTCCGGTCTGCGTGTCGGCACCGCTGCCGACGACGCCGCCGGACTGGCGATCCGCGAGCTCATGCGCTCGGAAATCAGCTCCCTGCACCAGGGCATCCGAAACGCAGCCGACGCCATCTCGCTGATCCAGACGGCCGACGGCGCGCTGCAGGTCATCGATGAAAAGCTCATTCGCATGAAAGAGCTGGCCATGCAGGCTTCCACGGGTACCTACAACTCCGATCAGCGCCTGATCATCGATTCCGAGTACCAGGCCATGTCCTCGGAAATCACCCGTATCGCCAACGCCACCGACTTCAACGGAATTTACCTGCTGAACGGCAACCTCTCCGGCGACCCCGGAGTGGACCACGACGGCACCGGACTGCAGTCCCGCGGCCCGCTGAAGATCCACTTCGGCACCGGCAACGACTCTTCCGAAGATTACTACTACGTCGCCATCCAGGGCTCCACCGCCTCGTCTTTCGGCCTGGGCCACACCGCTGCCCTGAAGACCGGCGGGACCTGGGAGGAAATGAACGCGGGCCGGTCCATCTCCACCCAGGCGCTGGCGCAGACCGCCATGGAGGCCATCAACCAGGCCATCATCTCCAAGGACAAGATCCGCGCCAACCTCGGTTCCATGCAGAACCGGTTGGAAAACACCATCACCAACCTGGAAATCCAGGCCGAGAACCTGCAGGCAGCCGAATCCCGCATTTCCGACGTCGACGTGGCGCAGGAAATGACCGAGTTCGTCCGCAACCAGATTCTCACCCAGTCCGCAGTCGCCATGCTGGCGCAGGCCAACTCCCTGCCCAGAATGGCCATGCAGCTCATCGGCGGCTAG
- the rnc gene encoding ribonuclease III — translation MDTAELQDCIHHRFAQVKFLENALTHSSFANEQDGNDDNERLEFLGDAVLELCISEEGFRRYPTAQEGQLTRIRSQLVKEQSLAAIARDLKLDKYIRLGRGEELQGGRDRDALLADAFEALLGAVFLDGGFDVARRTVLAIFEDQWPARAVIPETKDYKSRLQEVAQELFRDRPVYVLAGTSGPEHEKLFEVDVTLPGGEKFRGVGTSVKRAEQEGAHLALQFLEEE, via the coding sequence ATGGATACCGCTGAGCTACAGGATTGTATCCACCATAGGTTTGCCCAAGTCAAGTTCCTGGAGAACGCGCTTACGCACTCCTCGTTCGCCAATGAGCAGGACGGGAACGACGACAACGAGAGGCTGGAATTTCTGGGCGACGCCGTGCTGGAGTTGTGCATATCCGAGGAAGGCTTCAGGCGGTATCCCACTGCCCAGGAGGGCCAGCTGACGCGCATCCGCTCGCAGCTGGTCAAGGAGCAGTCCCTGGCGGCCATCGCCCGGGACTTGAAACTCGACAAGTACATCCGGCTGGGCCGCGGCGAGGAACTGCAGGGGGGGCGCGATCGCGATGCCCTGCTGGCCGACGCCTTCGAGGCGCTGCTCGGCGCGGTCTTTTTGGACGGCGGTTTCGATGTCGCCCGACGCACGGTGCTCGCCATCTTCGAGGACCAGTGGCCTGCGCGGGCCGTGATCCCCGAGACCAAGGACTACAAGAGCCGCCTTCAGGAGGTGGCCCAGGAGCTGTTCAGGGACCGCCCGGTGTACGTCCTGGCCGGGACCAGCGGGCCGGAGCACGAGAAGCTCTTCGAGGTGGACGTGACCCTGCCCGGAGGCGAGAAGTTCCGGGGCGTCGGCACCAGCGTGAAACGCGCCGAGCAGGAGGGAGCCCACCTGGCCCTCCAGTTTCTCGAAGAAGAATAG
- a CDS encoding DMT family transporter — translation MSDTSAALERNSASYLAPAFLAITVLLWGTSFMATKTALAGFAPSTMVWLRMTIATLMILPMARRIPKPDYRPGDWKILAFLCLMQPCLYFLLESNAVNLTTSSQAGMLSCLVPLLVAAGAWIILREPLTRNILLGLAASMAGVVWLSLAGAPDADAPNPALGNLLEVGALTCAAVYMVVMKQLSTRYSTWWLTGLQCLAGAVFFLPGGILAAPTDWSAIPLRAWLGVGYLGGFVTLGAFGLYNMALTMMPAGRAALSINMVPPVALVAGWLLLGESLTLAQMAACCVVGLGVWIGRR, via the coding sequence ATGTCCGATACTTCCGCCGCTCTGGAGCGTAATTCCGCCTCCTACCTCGCCCCCGCCTTCCTGGCGATTACCGTCCTGCTCTGGGGCACCTCGTTCATGGCCACCAAGACCGCCCTGGCCGGGTTCGCGCCCTCGACCATGGTCTGGCTGCGCATGACCATCGCCACGCTCATGATACTGCCCATGGCCCGGCGCATCCCCAAGCCCGACTACCGGCCCGGCGACTGGAAGATCCTCGCCTTCCTCTGCCTCATGCAGCCGTGCCTCTATTTCCTGCTCGAAAGCAACGCCGTGAACCTGACCACCTCGTCCCAGGCGGGCATGCTCTCCTGCCTGGTGCCGCTGCTCGTGGCCGCCGGGGCGTGGATCATCCTGCGCGAACCCTTGACCCGCAACATCCTGCTCGGCCTGGCCGCGTCCATGGCGGGCGTGGTCTGGCTCTCCCTGGCCGGAGCGCCCGACGCTGACGCGCCCAACCCCGCCCTGGGCAACCTCCTGGAGGTCGGCGCGCTGACCTGCGCCGCCGTCTACATGGTGGTCATGAAACAACTCTCCACCCGCTACTCCACCTGGTGGCTCACCGGACTGCAATGCCTGGCCGGGGCCGTCTTCTTCCTGCCCGGCGGCATCCTGGCCGCGCCCACGGACTGGAGCGCCATCCCCCTGCGCGCCTGGCTCGGCGTGGGCTACCTCGGCGGGTTCGTCACCCTCGGCGCCTTCGGCCTGTACAACATGGCCCTGACCATGATGCCCGCCGGACGCGCCGCCCTGTCCATCAACATGGTCCCGCCCGTGGCCCTGGTCGCGGGCTGGCTCCTGCTCGGCGAAAGCCTGACCCTCGCCCAGATGGCCGCCTGCTGCGTGGTCGGGCTCGGGGTGTGGATCGGGCGGCGGTGA
- a CDS encoding TraR/DksA C4-type zinc finger protein has product MDEADYAQNYETMDRAVALAARHRRPGPGAPTVDGVPVCRECGDPIPPARLQAVPGCDLCRDCQAEADRA; this is encoded by the coding sequence ATGGACGAAGCCGACTACGCCCAGAACTACGAGACCATGGACCGGGCCGTGGCCCTGGCCGCGCGCCACCGCCGCCCCGGCCCCGGCGCACCCACGGTGGACGGCGTCCCCGTCTGCCGCGAGTGCGGCGACCCGATCCCGCCCGCCCGGCTCCAGGCCGTCCCCGGCTGCGACCTCTGCCGCGACTGCCAGGCCGAGGCCGACCGAGCCTAA
- a CDS encoding acetate--CoA ligase family protein translates to MHPDAHLSELFSPASIAVVGASRSPIKLGHVLLSNLISGGYRGTIFPVNPAGGEILGLTAYPTAADLPRPPDLGIIVLPREQVLQAMRELADAHVDAVCVITAGFRETGRDGFELEMEMAELARRRNITLLGPNTLGLINTGIDLNATIAQAMPAKGSISFFSQSGALCAAILDWADGESIGFSKFISLGNKAGVSEADVLEALGDDPDTKVIIGYLESVEDGRKFQSRARLVTEKKPVIMIKAGTTPAGARATSSHTGAMAGNVEAATAAFKQAGIIRVESLEELFDLARAFAAQPLPEGPNLTVVTNSGGPGILAADACEDAGLNLARPSLATLEKLTEALPPFASIYNPIDIIGDAKAERYRATLEAVAEDELTHAILVLLTPTASAEIVETAQAVIDVAKTCAKPIFASFMGDERIGPGRDMLLKAGIPCYGYPEPAVRAISAMLAHYRWKNRPYPVEVCFRRDKGRAERTIENALNIGLTELPFADAMDIAAAYELPVPETRLVRTSEQAVRAAKKMGYPVALKIESPHLSSRGEVDGVALDLHTPREVRDAWLAITARAQRKRPDIYIAGCLVQTMGPVKAREVVIRFTRDPQFGPLISFCMAGPSAEVLGDVSYRLAPLALHDVQDIVREIRSFPLLRGVRGGEPVNLTAIEDILLSMSQMADDFPEIREAELNPILVDAEGAFVTDMRITVGPI, encoded by the coding sequence ATGCATCCAGACGCCCATTTAAGTGAACTCTTCAGCCCCGCGTCCATCGCCGTGGTCGGCGCGTCACGCAGCCCGATCAAGCTCGGTCACGTCCTGCTGTCGAATCTGATTTCGGGAGGGTACAGGGGGACAATCTTCCCCGTCAATCCCGCAGGGGGAGAAATTCTCGGCCTGACGGCGTATCCCACGGCCGCCGATCTGCCGCGCCCGCCGGACCTCGGCATCATCGTGCTCCCGCGCGAGCAGGTGCTGCAGGCCATGCGCGAGCTGGCCGACGCCCATGTGGACGCCGTCTGCGTCATCACCGCCGGGTTCCGCGAAACCGGCCGCGACGGGTTCGAGCTGGAAATGGAGATGGCCGAACTGGCCCGGCGCAGGAACATCACCCTGCTCGGCCCCAACACCCTGGGGCTGATCAACACCGGCATCGACCTGAACGCCACCATCGCCCAGGCCATGCCCGCCAAGGGGTCCATCTCCTTCTTCTCCCAGAGCGGAGCGCTCTGCGCCGCCATCCTGGACTGGGCCGACGGCGAATCCATCGGATTCTCCAAATTCATCTCGCTGGGCAACAAGGCGGGCGTCTCCGAGGCGGACGTACTGGAGGCGCTGGGCGACGACCCGGACACCAAGGTCATCATCGGCTACCTCGAATCAGTGGAGGACGGCCGCAAGTTCCAGTCCAGGGCACGCCTGGTGACCGAAAAGAAGCCGGTCATCATGATCAAGGCGGGCACCACCCCGGCGGGCGCGCGGGCCACTTCCAGCCACACCGGTGCCATGGCCGGCAACGTGGAGGCCGCCACCGCCGCCTTCAAGCAGGCGGGCATCATCCGCGTGGAGAGCCTGGAAGAGCTGTTCGACCTGGCGCGGGCCTTCGCGGCCCAACCCCTGCCCGAAGGACCGAACCTGACCGTGGTCACCAACTCCGGCGGACCCGGCATCCTGGCCGCCGACGCCTGCGAGGACGCCGGGCTGAACCTGGCCCGCCCCTCCCTGGCCACCCTGGAAAAACTGACCGAGGCCCTGCCGCCCTTCGCGTCCATCTACAACCCCATCGACATCATCGGGGACGCCAAGGCCGAACGGTACCGCGCCACCCTCGAAGCCGTGGCCGAGGACGAACTCACCCACGCCATCCTGGTCCTGCTCACGCCCACGGCCTCCGCCGAGATCGTGGAGACCGCCCAGGCGGTCATCGACGTGGCCAAGACCTGCGCCAAACCCATTTTCGCCAGCTTCATGGGCGACGAGAGGATCGGCCCCGGCCGGGACATGCTGCTCAAGGCGGGCATCCCCTGCTACGGCTATCCCGAACCCGCCGTGCGGGCCATTTCCGCCATGCTCGCCCACTATCGCTGGAAAAACCGCCCCTACCCGGTGGAGGTCTGCTTCCGCCGCGACAAGGGACGGGCCGAACGGACCATCGAGAACGCCCTCAACATCGGCCTGACCGAACTGCCCTTTGCCGACGCCATGGACATCGCCGCCGCCTACGAGCTCCCCGTGCCTGAGACCCGGCTGGTGCGGACCTCGGAACAGGCCGTGCGCGCGGCCAAGAAGATGGGCTACCCCGTGGCCCTCAAGATCGAATCACCGCACCTGTCCAGCCGGGGCGAAGTGGACGGCGTGGCGCTGGACCTGCACACCCCGCGCGAGGTGCGCGACGCCTGGCTGGCCATCACCGCCCGCGCTCAGCGCAAACGCCCCGACATCTACATCGCGGGCTGCCTGGTCCAGACCATGGGCCCGGTCAAAGCGCGCGAGGTGGTCATCCGGTTCACCCGCGACCCGCAGTTCGGCCCGCTCATCTCCTTCTGCATGGCCGGACCGTCCGCCGAGGTGCTGGGCGACGTCAGCTACCGGCTGGCCCCGCTCGCCCTGCACGACGTCCAGGACATCGTCCGCGAGATCCGCTCGTTCCCCCTGCTCCGGGGCGTGCGCGGCGGCGAACCCGTCAACTTGACGGCCATCGAGGACATCCTGCTGTCCATGTCCCAGATGGCCGACGACTTCCCGGAAATCCGCGAGGCCGAGCTCAACCCGATCCTGGTGGACGCGGAAGGGGCCTTCGTCACCGACATGCGCATCACCGTCGGTCCCATTTGA
- a CDS encoding right-handed parallel beta-helix repeat-containing protein: MDRIDHSTATEAHQFTEGNPALGVPATVVTEKWLNGVQEELVGIIAGAGIVLDAEDTTQLGQAISFMIANYARTRLTEDIVVTVGPGGDFSSITQAISFLSRTYYSAGDGYIATVLLRSGFVWAESVALSCAFLPWVSIASEDAVVQVQRSAIPDGAAVFAGDRCIMPELLAPLAMDSSGTAGSHIGIHLIGSVLSMSGGFRDGDWRNIVVQSNSSLSATGCDFSGAGDIGVYVQDSRAVIDSSDVSSCATNGIMGMRSSFISAASSNADNCGVGMKANMGAVITAWSSHAVNCATYGYHAADLGQMQVTSADASGAGTYGYCVTSGAMLNRRASTGSYSQALITPTTHGIIF, from the coding sequence ATGGACAGAATTGACCATTCCACCGCAACCGAAGCCCATCAGTTTACCGAGGGCAACCCGGCCCTGGGCGTTCCCGCCACCGTGGTCACGGAGAAGTGGCTGAACGGGGTCCAGGAAGAGCTTGTGGGCATCATTGCCGGGGCCGGAATCGTCCTTGATGCCGAGGACACAACCCAACTTGGCCAGGCCATATCCTTCATGATCGCAAACTACGCGCGAACCCGATTGACCGAGGACATCGTTGTCACGGTCGGGCCGGGCGGGGATTTCTCTTCCATCACCCAGGCCATCTCCTTCCTGTCCCGGACCTACTACAGCGCGGGCGACGGATATATCGCCACCGTGTTGCTCCGCTCCGGGTTCGTTTGGGCAGAATCTGTTGCACTGTCCTGCGCGTTCCTGCCCTGGGTGTCTATCGCCAGCGAGGACGCGGTCGTGCAGGTTCAGCGGTCTGCCATCCCGGACGGAGCAGCTGTTTTCGCTGGTGATAGATGTATCATGCCTGAACTGTTGGCCCCCCTGGCCATGGACTCCAGCGGCACGGCAGGGTCCCATATCGGTATCCACCTCATCGGATCGGTCCTCTCAATGTCCGGCGGATTCCGTGATGGCGATTGGCGCAACATTGTTGTGCAGAGCAACAGCTCCTTGTCTGCGACCGGCTGCGATTTTTCAGGGGCAGGGGACATCGGCGTGTATGTCCAGGACTCGCGAGCGGTCATTGATTCGTCCGACGTCTCCTCCTGTGCCACCAATGGCATCATGGGCATGCGATCGTCCTTCATCTCCGCCGCATCGTCCAATGCCGACAACTGTGGGGTAGGCATGAAGGCCAACATGGGCGCGGTCATCACGGCCTGGAGTTCCCACGCGGTCAACTGCGCCACCTATGGCTACCATGCCGCCGACCTGGGCCAGATGCAGGTCACCAGCGCCGACGCATCAGGAGCTGGCACTTACGGGTATTGTGTCACATCTGGTGCAATGCTGAACAGACGCGCATCGACGGGATCGTACAGTCAGGCGCTGATTACCCCGACCACGCACGGAATTATATTCTAG